One genomic region from Sulfuriflexus mobilis encodes:
- a CDS encoding response regulator transcription factor: MSETGNAVHIIDDDESVRLAISGLMESEGIVSSIFASAEDFLVKVNRDAQGCVLADVKMPGMTGLELIEKMECESIYMPVVMMSGCGDISIAVKAMKEGVLDFIEKPFDNDKLIKIVRGCLLQCEDYREKALYREKSQKRIQSLTTRERQVMDLLVNGCQNKEIARELDISPRTVELHRAKIMNKLHASTISDVVRAGITSA, translated from the coding sequence ATGTCTGAAACAGGTAATGCTGTACATATTATTGATGATGATGAAAGTGTCAGGCTTGCTATATCGGGGCTTATGGAATCGGAGGGCATCGTCAGCAGTATTTTTGCATCAGCAGAGGATTTTCTCGTGAAGGTAAACAGAGATGCGCAGGGCTGTGTGCTGGCCGACGTAAAGATGCCTGGAATGACAGGGCTTGAGCTGATTGAAAAAATGGAATGCGAATCTATTTATATGCCTGTGGTGATGATGTCAGGGTGCGGAGATATTAGTATAGCGGTGAAGGCTATGAAAGAGGGTGTGCTTGATTTTATCGAAAAGCCCTTTGATAATGACAAACTCATCAAGATCGTCAGGGGTTGTTTGCTGCAATGTGAGGATTACAGAGAAAAAGCCTTGTACAGAGAAAAATCACAAAAAAGAATACAATCACTAACGACACGTGAGCGTCAAGTGATGGACTTGTTGGTGAACGGCTGTCAGAACAAGGAAATTGCCAGGGAACTGGATATTAGTCCTCGCACAGTGGAGCTGCACCGTGCAAAGATTATGAATAAGTTGCATGCGAGCACTATCTCTGACGTTGTGCGCGCAGGTATTACATCAGCATAA
- a CDS encoding sensor histidine kinase: MDKPTAAVLPLWYGRFIRLSSAELSFHTQIEAPNQQQQSQSHLNSHQPEAVGHDGNNPLLIIDSVRTNAINRVIAELTHELNQPLTAISILTDTAIKIMARESHGQDAILTSLKTIGIQAKRAGEVIKGLKRLTVEKDLERTMMSMNDIISEVVELVEIEVRLNDIMFVINMSEQDVTVNVDRLLIGQVIVNLIRNSIDAVKGNVNKPKKIELSVIRIDDNVAVIIKDNGSGMTLLEAEKVFQPFYTSKPNGMGLGLAISHSIINAHNSCLCLNSAKGCGSKFYFMLDITKE, encoded by the coding sequence ATGGATAAGCCAACTGCTGCCGTATTACCTCTATGGTACGGTCGATTTATTAGGCTCTCTTCTGCAGAGTTAAGTTTCCACACGCAGATAGAGGCACCCAATCAACAGCAGCAGTCACAATCACACTTAAATAGTCATCAGCCCGAAGCAGTCGGACATGATGGCAACAATCCACTTCTCATTATTGATTCAGTAAGAACAAATGCGATTAACCGCGTAATAGCGGAGTTAACGCATGAACTTAACCAGCCACTTACGGCGATCTCAATACTGACCGATACGGCAATAAAGATCATGGCTAGGGAAAGCCATGGACAAGATGCAATACTCACTTCTCTCAAAACCATAGGCATACAGGCAAAGCGAGCAGGCGAAGTCATTAAGGGCTTAAAACGCTTGACTGTCGAAAAGGATCTTGAAAGAACGATGATGTCTATGAATGACATTATCAGCGAGGTAGTCGAGCTTGTTGAAATAGAGGTGCGACTGAATGACATAATGTTTGTCATTAATATGAGCGAACAGGATGTGACAGTCAATGTCGATAGGTTATTGATTGGCCAGGTGATAGTGAATTTAATAAGAAACTCGATAGATGCCGTAAAAGGAAATGTGAATAAACCAAAGAAAATTGAATTGAGCGTCATACGCATCGATGATAACGTGGCAGTAATTATTAAAGACAACGGTTCTGGTATGACTTTGCTTGAGGCGGAAAAGGTTTTTCAGCCTTTTTATACCTCAAAACCAAATGGCATGGGGCTGGGTCTGGCAATTAGTCATTCAATTATAAATGCACATAATAGTTGCCTATGCCTGAATAGCGCCAAGGGCTGTGGTAGTAAGTTTTATTTTATGCTTGATATTACAAAGGAATGA
- a CDS encoding SCO family protein: MSHLPRIFRHRTSLLIVTIALLGAIAGQWLYHSTRTSSPDLRELNATVFSSPRDVQPFRLLDHHGNVFTEASLAGEWSFVFFGYSNCPDVCPSTLTMLNLMLKALSKQSAEMALPRVMMVSIDPERDTVDQLAQYMPYFNPEFVGLTAGSPAEIDILTRQFGIAYLLNKKSADDKEYSVDHSGAVLLINPQGRLHALFSAPHDPITMASEFALIRGAHE, encoded by the coding sequence ATGTCGCATTTACCCCGTATTTTCCGCCACAGGACCTCTCTGCTGATCGTTACCATCGCCCTGCTTGGCGCCATCGCCGGTCAGTGGCTATACCACAGTACCCGCACATCCAGTCCCGACCTGCGTGAACTCAATGCCACCGTCTTTAGCAGCCCGCGGGATGTCCAGCCCTTTCGTTTACTCGACCATCATGGCAACGTCTTCACCGAGGCAAGCCTGGCCGGGGAATGGTCCTTTGTGTTTTTTGGTTATAGCAACTGCCCGGATGTCTGTCCCTCTACCCTGACCATGTTAAACCTCATGCTCAAGGCGCTTTCAAAGCAGTCGGCGGAGATGGCCCTGCCCCGGGTCATGATGGTCTCGATTGACCCGGAACGCGATACCGTTGATCAACTTGCGCAATATATGCCTTACTTCAACCCGGAATTTGTTGGTCTGACGGCCGGCTCACCGGCAGAGATTGATATCCTTACCCGACAGTTTGGCATCGCCTACCTGTTAAACAAAAAATCCGCTGATGACAAGGAATATAGTGTCGACCATAGTGGTGCTGTGTTGCTCATCAACCCACAAGGCAGGCTACACGCCCTGTTCTCTGCCCCGCATGACCCCATCACTATGGCCAGTGAGTTTGCCCTCATTCGAGGCGCACATGAATAG
- a CDS encoding copper chaperone PCu(A)C: MNRPFIFLALLANLLFSPLSRASELSIEDAWIREAPPVSKVQAAYMLIHNRSSDDIAITSASSPLFTRIEFHRTEMTNGLMRMLQEDTLTIPAKGEKHLQPDGTHMMLFNPQRPLKAGDKVPVTLRLGEHGNFAFEVTVKKAGDEAHHPHQHH; the protein is encoded by the coding sequence ATGAATAGGCCGTTTATCTTTCTGGCCCTGCTTGCCAACCTGCTTTTCAGCCCGTTGAGCAGGGCAAGTGAACTGTCTATTGAAGATGCCTGGATTCGCGAGGCGCCCCCGGTCAGTAAGGTACAGGCGGCCTATATGCTTATCCACAACCGCAGCAGCGATGACATTGCCATCACCTCGGCCAGCAGTCCATTGTTTACCCGTATCGAGTTTCATCGCACGGAAATGACTAATGGCCTTATGCGCATGCTGCAGGAAGACACGCTGACCATTCCGGCGAAGGGCGAGAAACACCTGCAGCCCGATGGCACGCACATGATGCTGTTTAATCCTCAACGACCATTAAAGGCCGGAGACAAGGTGCCCGTCACATTAAGACTCGGCGAGCATGGTAACTTTGCGTTCGAGGTCACGGTAAAGAAGGCCGGTGATGAGGCTCACCACCCTCATCAACACCACTAA
- the asd gene encoding archaetidylserine decarboxylase (Phosphatidylserine decarboxylase is synthesized as a single chain precursor. Generation of the pyruvoyl active site from a Ser is coupled to cleavage of a Gly-Ser bond between the larger (beta) and smaller (alpha chains). It is an integral membrane protein.) — protein sequence MNTLFSRLVSLLPAHAISGLVYKLTRVRLVWLKNALIRLFIKVFHVDMRQAAEPDACAYKDFNSFFTRALRQDARPLATEAAAILCPVDGQVSQLGEIEDKQIFQAKHHHYSLTALLGGSEALANHFINGRFCTIYLSPRDYHRIHMPLSGQLREMTYVPGKLFSVNQTTVRMIPGLFARNERVINIFDTEQGPMAMIMVGAINVGSMETVWHGCITPPYRNEVITWRYDPQTVSLDAGDEMGRFNMGSTVILLFGKETMDWNEALQDASRVQMGQLLGRLNN from the coding sequence ATGAATACTCTTTTTTCCCGACTCGTTAGCCTGCTCCCCGCACATGCGATTTCCGGGCTTGTTTACAAACTCACCCGGGTCCGTCTGGTGTGGCTTAAAAACGCGCTCATCCGTTTGTTCATCAAAGTATTCCACGTCGACATGCGCCAGGCCGCTGAACCGGATGCCTGCGCCTATAAGGACTTTAACAGTTTCTTCACCCGTGCCCTGCGCCAGGATGCCCGCCCCCTGGCCACGGAGGCCGCCGCCATCCTTTGTCCTGTCGATGGCCAGGTCAGCCAACTCGGCGAGATTGAAGATAAACAAATCTTTCAGGCCAAACATCACCATTACTCACTCACGGCCCTGCTCGGCGGTTCCGAGGCGCTGGCCAATCATTTTATCAATGGCCGGTTCTGCACCATTTATCTCTCACCGCGCGACTATCACCGCATTCACATGCCTCTGTCAGGCCAGTTACGTGAAATGACCTATGTGCCGGGGAAACTCTTTAGTGTTAATCAGACCACTGTCCGCATGATCCCTGGCCTGTTTGCCCGCAATGAGCGTGTGATCAATATCTTTGATACCGAACAGGGTCCCATGGCCATGATCATGGTCGGGGCAATCAATGTCGGCAGTATGGAAACCGTCTGGCATGGCTGTATCACCCCACCTTACCGTAACGAGGTGATAACCTGGCGCTATGACCCGCAGACCGTTTCTCTCGATGCCGGTGATGAAATGGGCCGCTTTAATATGGGCTCTACCGTTATCCTGTTATTCGGCAAGGAAACGATGGACTGGAATGAAGCCTTGCAGGATGCATCGAGGGTGCAAATGGGACAACTCCTCGGTCGCCTGAATAACTAG
- the epmA gene encoding EF-P lysine aminoacylase EpmA has protein sequence MSHVPRKRADTLSHDWRPSASLESISKRAALLQQVRAFFHAHRVMEVETPVLSAAGNTDININSFTVHYDGPHAPPDGQMYLHTSPEYAMKRLLAAGSGDIFQIARVFRNGEAGRRHNPEFTLLEWYRLGMDQHALMAEVEALLRVLMPGLGKTNRLSYRQAFIEHAGIDPLEVEQQALQACAERHGLGDIVGLDKDDHDAWLDLCMDQVVVPALGEGLVFIYDYPASQAALARLSEEDARVAERFECFINGVELANGFHELTDAREQRQRLLADNAHRRLTGRAELPVDEHFLSALQSGLPDCAGVAVGLDRLLMLMSGATAIDEVLAFAVDRA, from the coding sequence ATGTCTCACGTGCCAAGGAAGAGGGCTGATACCTTGTCACATGACTGGCGACCCTCTGCGTCGCTGGAGAGCATCAGCAAACGCGCGGCACTGTTACAGCAGGTCCGCGCGTTTTTTCATGCCCATCGGGTGATGGAAGTCGAAACCCCGGTGTTATCCGCCGCCGGTAATACCGATATCAATATTAATAGCTTTACCGTGCACTATGACGGCCCTCATGCCCCGCCTGATGGTCAGATGTATCTGCATACCTCACCGGAATATGCCATGAAGCGATTACTTGCCGCGGGCAGTGGTGACATCTTTCAGATTGCCAGGGTCTTTCGTAACGGCGAGGCCGGTCGCCGGCATAACCCCGAGTTTACCCTGCTCGAATGGTATCGACTCGGTATGGACCAGCATGCCTTGATGGCCGAGGTCGAAGCGCTGCTGCGGGTCCTGATGCCGGGGCTGGGCAAGACAAACCGCCTAAGCTATCGACAGGCCTTTATCGAACACGCCGGCATCGACCCACTGGAGGTGGAGCAACAAGCCCTGCAGGCCTGCGCCGAACGACATGGCCTGGGCGATATTGTTGGACTGGATAAAGACGATCACGATGCCTGGCTGGACTTATGCATGGACCAGGTGGTCGTGCCCGCCCTCGGTGAGGGGCTGGTCTTTATCTATGACTACCCGGCCTCACAGGCTGCGCTGGCACGTCTCAGTGAAGAGGATGCGCGTGTCGCCGAACGTTTTGAATGTTTTATTAATGGTGTTGAATTAGCAAATGGTTTCCATGAACTGACGGATGCCCGTGAACAACGGCAACGCCTGCTTGCTGACAACGCACATCGTCGTCTGACAGGGCGGGCAGAGCTACCGGTCGATGAACACTTTCTTTCGGCATTGCAAAGCGGCCTGCCGGATTGCGCCGGGGTGGCAGTGGGACTTGATCGCCTGCTCATGCTGATGAGTGGTGCCACGGCGATCGATGAGGTGCTGGCCTTTGCTGTCGACAGGGCCTAG
- the efp gene encoding elongation factor P, whose protein sequence is MASYSTSEFRSGLKLMIDGDPCAIVENEFVKPGKGQAFNRVKIRNLKTGRVIDRTYKSGESVEAADVIDTDMQYLYNDGEFWYFMDPASYEQIGADANAVSDALKWLKEQDMYTVTLWNGTPLTVTPPNFTVLKVVETDPGVRGDTSGGGGKPATLETGAVVRVPLFIDEGELLKVDTRTGEYVSRAKEEG, encoded by the coding sequence ATGGCAAGCTACAGTACTAGTGAATTTCGCAGTGGCCTTAAACTCATGATCGATGGTGATCCCTGTGCCATCGTCGAAAACGAATTTGTGAAACCGGGTAAGGGTCAGGCCTTTAACCGCGTCAAAATCCGTAACCTGAAGACCGGTCGTGTCATCGATCGTACCTACAAGTCGGGTGAAAGTGTTGAGGCTGCAGATGTCATCGATACCGATATGCAGTATCTCTACAATGATGGTGAGTTCTGGTACTTCATGGACCCGGCGAGTTATGAACAGATCGGTGCCGATGCAAATGCCGTCAGTGATGCCCTGAAGTGGCTCAAGGAACAGGATATGTATACCGTGACCCTATGGAACGGCACGCCGTTGACGGTGACACCACCAAACTTCACCGTACTTAAAGTGGTGGAGACCGATCCGGGTGTACGCGGTGATACCTCAGGGGGGGGGGGCAAGCCGGCCACACTGGAAACCGGTGCGGTGGTGCGTGTGCCACTGTTTATCGACGAAGGTGAGTTACTCAAGGTCGATACCCGAACCGGTGAATATGTCTCACGTGCCAAGGAAGAGGGCTGA
- the epmB gene encoding EF-P beta-lysylation protein EpmB, whose product MIQGSSTSLQTSCHWRQVLATAITDPTELWQRLGLPAELLPAARQAAELFSLRVTEPYLARIRHGDPTDPLLRQVLPVSSELIDKEGFTANPVGDLEAMSIPGLLHKYAGRALLLATAACGIHCRYCFRRTFPYTEANPSRNDWAEALAHIQADTSISEVILSGGDPLSLSDQRLAQLAKKLARIPQLRRLRLHTRLPVVVPSRVDDALCEWLAASPLQTVMVLHINHPNEIDAAVEQACSRLRGTGTTLLNQAVLLAGVNDDIDTQTRLSERLFEAGVLPYYLHQLDRVQGAAHFEVADETARRLQQQLRQRLPGYLVPKLVREQAGADSKQPL is encoded by the coding sequence ATGATACAGGGTTCCAGCACTTCTTTGCAGACAAGCTGCCACTGGCGACAGGTGCTGGCCACGGCGATCACCGACCCGACCGAGCTGTGGCAACGGCTCGGCCTGCCCGCCGAACTCCTGCCCGCGGCCCGACAAGCGGCAGAGTTATTTAGCCTCAGGGTCACCGAGCCCTACCTGGCGCGCATCCGGCATGGCGACCCCACCGACCCGCTGCTGCGCCAGGTATTGCCGGTTTCATCAGAACTTATTGATAAAGAAGGGTTTACAGCCAACCCTGTGGGTGACCTCGAGGCCATGTCGATACCCGGGCTGTTGCATAAATATGCGGGGCGCGCCCTGCTGCTGGCCACTGCCGCCTGCGGTATCCACTGCCGTTATTGTTTCCGTCGTACCTTTCCCTATACCGAGGCGAACCCGAGCCGCAATGACTGGGCGGAGGCCCTTGCCCATATCCAGGCCGATACATCGATATCGGAGGTCATCCTCAGCGGTGGCGACCCACTCAGCCTCAGCGACCAGCGCCTGGCCCAGTTGGCGAAAAAACTGGCCCGAATCCCACAACTTCGACGCCTGCGACTCCACACGCGGCTACCCGTGGTCGTTCCCAGCCGAGTCGACGATGCCCTCTGTGAGTGGTTGGCCGCAAGCCCCCTGCAGACCGTGATGGTCCTGCATATCAACCACCCGAACGAGATAGATGCGGCGGTAGAACAGGCCTGTAGTCGCCTGCGTGGCACCGGCACGACCCTGCTGAATCAGGCCGTGCTGCTGGCCGGGGTCAATGACGACATCGATACACAAACACGGCTCAGTGAGCGCTTATTTGAGGCCGGTGTCCTGCCCTATTACCTCCACCAGCTGGACCGAGTCCAGGGGGCCGCGCATTTTGAAGTTGCCGATGAGACTGCCCGCCGCCTGCAGCAGCAACTCCGCCAGCGTCTGCCCGGTTACCTGGTGCCAAAACTGGTCAGGGAGCAGGCCGGCGCCGACAGTAAACAGCCCCTCTAG
- a CDS encoding GNAT family N-acetyltransferase: MSKIVVRAERPEDYQAIDVVNLSAFEGDDEAKLVASLREQPGYRADFSLVAEFNGRPVGHLMMTAGTLAGANTNTPIMIIAPMAVVPSQSHRGIGTVLVEEAKDKAKSEGMAAMIAVGKPDYYSRLGFEPASKWSVRCNLPVPEDAVMLIELDKGALKGGGIVHYSAPFLSMY, from the coding sequence ATGAGTAAGATTGTTGTCAGGGCAGAGCGGCCGGAGGACTACCAGGCGATAGATGTGGTAAACCTGAGCGCCTTTGAAGGGGATGATGAGGCGAAACTGGTGGCGAGTTTACGCGAGCAGCCGGGTTATCGAGCGGATTTTTCACTGGTGGCGGAGTTTAATGGCCGTCCTGTCGGACACTTGATGATGACAGCGGGCACCCTGGCAGGGGCAAACACTAATACCCCTATTATGATTATCGCGCCAATGGCCGTGGTGCCCTCACAGTCTCACCGTGGTATTGGTACGGTCCTCGTCGAGGAGGCCAAGGACAAGGCAAAGTCGGAGGGTATGGCAGCCATGATAGCAGTCGGCAAGCCTGATTATTATAGTCGCCTGGGTTTTGAGCCTGCCAGCAAGTGGTCAGTTCGCTGTAATCTGCCCGTACCGGAAGATGCCGTAATGTTGATCGAACTTGATAAAGGCGCGCTAAAGGGCGGTGGCATTGTGCATTATAGCGCGCCGTTTTTATCGATGTATTGA
- a CDS encoding EAL domain-containing protein: MERDNTLHLLIVDESSNDAEVITNILRNAGHAVRATRVEDEEDMQEALEKQSWDLIITAEKLTNMNAQKAIQLLRQTEKDIPLVIAANNSHDLTAGAALQAGACDYFRKDEEPEHLQYIVKREIRALNDRRQLRKFNKAARESEKRCRSLLDSSRDAITYVHEGMHLYANPVYMELFGYDDPEEIDGMPIMDMVAPADHEVFKKFLRKFSSNQDEMQGEIEVRGIRTDASEFNAVMEFTPASVDGEACTQIIIRSASDKDLEKQINLLSKQDLLTGLYNRQYFTETLEQTLSRVALESSQAAMLYIEIDDFESIKDSVGLAASDLVISDIAKELRTSIEEPDIIARFGDFSFAILLEKANHESSEKFAESLRKKIEDHISDIGGQTITATVSIGICPIGENSSSAQDVLSRASNACNTAGANHIHVFNLMAVEQKDKERNAVWVETLREALSNDQFFLTYQPIVSLHGDTKENYEVLLRLQNASGEHILPQEFIPTAEQTSLMPDIDRWVIRNALQRLAAEHVNNKQTNFFIKLSGYSLNDPSLLPWLSEQLKEYRVSGDAVVFELDEASAFMHLNESKNLIAGLKQLHCKVVLDHFGSGLNSIKNLRHLDVDYLKIDGDLINGLADDNQSQEAVKSIIQTAHSMGKLTIAEFVQDANCLALLWQYGVNYIQGYFLQEPSTELNYDFTANS; the protein is encoded by the coding sequence ATGGAAAGGGATAATACACTTCACCTGCTCATCGTCGATGAATCCTCCAATGATGCAGAGGTAATCACCAACATACTGCGCAATGCAGGGCATGCAGTGCGCGCTACCCGCGTTGAGGATGAGGAGGACATGCAGGAGGCACTGGAGAAACAGAGCTGGGACCTGATCATAACGGCCGAGAAACTGACCAATATGAATGCCCAAAAGGCCATCCAGTTATTACGACAAACCGAAAAGGATATTCCGCTTGTCATTGCCGCCAATAATAGTCATGACCTGACCGCAGGGGCGGCACTCCAGGCGGGTGCCTGCGACTACTTCAGAAAAGACGAAGAACCCGAGCACCTGCAATATATTGTTAAGCGTGAGATCAGGGCCCTTAACGACCGACGCCAGCTGCGTAAATTTAACAAGGCGGCCAGGGAAAGCGAAAAACGCTGCCGCAGCCTGCTCGACAGTTCGCGGGATGCCATCACCTATGTGCATGAGGGTATGCACCTGTATGCCAACCCGGTGTACATGGAATTATTTGGTTATGATGACCCGGAAGAGATTGACGGCATGCCCATCATGGATATGGTTGCCCCGGCCGATCACGAGGTCTTTAAAAAATTCTTACGCAAATTTTCCAGTAATCAGGATGAAATGCAGGGAGAGATCGAAGTCAGGGGGATTCGCACCGATGCCAGCGAGTTCAATGCCGTCATGGAATTTACCCCGGCCTCAGTAGACGGCGAAGCCTGTACCCAGATTATTATACGTAGCGCCTCAGACAAAGATCTGGAAAAACAAATAAACCTCCTCAGCAAACAGGATCTGCTCACTGGCCTGTATAACCGACAATATTTTACCGAAACACTTGAGCAGACACTTTCCCGGGTAGCCCTGGAGTCCAGTCAGGCGGCCATGCTGTATATTGAGATCGATGATTTCGAATCTATTAAGGATAGTGTCGGCCTGGCTGCCAGCGATCTGGTCATTAGCGATATTGCCAAGGAATTGCGTACCAGTATCGAAGAACCTGACATCATTGCACGCTTTGGTGACTTCAGCTTTGCCATCCTGCTTGAAAAGGCAAACCATGAATCATCGGAGAAATTTGCTGAGAGCCTGCGTAAAAAAATTGAAGACCATATTTCGGATATTGGTGGGCAAACCATCACCGCAACAGTCAGTATTGGCATTTGCCCGATTGGTGAAAACTCCAGCAGTGCACAGGATGTGTTAAGCCGTGCCAGCAATGCCTGTAACACGGCTGGTGCTAACCATATCCATGTCTTCAACCTGATGGCCGTAGAACAGAAGGACAAAGAGCGCAATGCAGTCTGGGTGGAAACCCTGCGCGAAGCCTTGTCAAATGACCAGTTCTTCCTGACCTATCAACCTATTGTCAGCCTGCACGGTGATACCAAGGAAAACTATGAAGTACTGCTTCGCCTTCAGAATGCAAGCGGTGAACATATACTGCCGCAAGAATTTATCCCCACTGCTGAACAAACCTCATTGATGCCGGACATTGACCGTTGGGTAATTCGTAATGCACTGCAACGTCTGGCCGCAGAACATGTTAACAACAAACAAACCAACTTCTTTATCAAACTCTCCGGCTATTCTCTCAATGATCCGAGCCTGCTGCCCTGGTTGAGTGAACAACTCAAGGAGTACCGGGTATCCGGTGATGCCGTGGTGTTTGAGCTGGATGAGGCCAGTGCCTTTATGCACCTGAATGAGTCAAAGAACCTTATTGCCGGCCTCAAGCAACTGCACTGCAAGGTCGTACTTGATCACTTTGGCAGTGGGCTCAATTCCATCAAGAATCTCCGGCACCTGGATGTGGATTACCTGAAGATAGATGGAGACCTTATTAATGGCCTCGCCGACGATAACCAGAGTCAGGAAGCGGTCAAATCCATTATTCAAACCGCACACTCGATGGGTAAACTGACCATCGCCGAATTCGTACAGGATGCCAATTGTCTCGCCCTGCTTTGGCAATATGGTGTCAATTACATCCAGGGTTACTTCCTGCAAGAACCCAGCACGGAACTAAACTACGACTTTACCGCCAACTCCTGA
- a CDS encoding DUF1015 domain-containing protein, producing MSLIRPFKGLRPVAGRAADVAAPPYDVLNTEEARQRAKGREWSFLHISKPEIDLPEGTDPYSDEVYAKGAANLQAMVEQAVLARDTQDCYYFYRLIMGEHEQIGLVAVASVADYDSNRIRKHEFTRPDKEDDRVRNIDALNAQTGPVFLTYRHSQVIDEIARQVTQTSADVDITADDGVRHTLWAVNVPAQVKKLTETFDAMDCLYIADGHHRSAAASRVCAARKASNASHNGQESYNYFLSVIFPDNQMKILDYNRVITDLNGLSVEAFLEKAATAFDVEVSASAVSPTQNGEFGMYLKGGWYRLNIHADRVPVDDPVASLDVSLLADQLIEPVLGISDPRRDKRIDFVGGIRGLAELERRVNSGKMAVAFSLYPTRIEQLMAVADSGNVMPPKSTWFEPKLADGLVSHVLD from the coding sequence ATGAGCCTGATCCGTCCATTTAAGGGTTTACGCCCGGTAGCGGGGCGAGCCGCCGATGTGGCTGCCCCGCCTTATGATGTACTGAATACCGAAGAGGCGCGTCAGCGTGCCAAAGGGCGTGAATGGAGTTTTTTGCATATTTCCAAGCCGGAGATTGACCTCCCTGAGGGCACCGACCCATACAGCGACGAGGTCTATGCCAAAGGGGCGGCGAACCTGCAGGCGATGGTCGAACAGGCTGTACTCGCCCGTGATACACAAGACTGTTACTACTTTTATCGCCTGATCATGGGCGAGCACGAGCAGATCGGCCTGGTCGCCGTCGCATCGGTAGCGGATTACGACAGTAATCGTATTCGCAAGCATGAGTTCACTCGCCCGGACAAGGAAGATGACCGGGTTCGTAATATCGATGCCCTCAACGCCCAGACGGGACCGGTATTCCTGACCTATAGACACTCACAGGTGATTGACGAGATCGCACGGCAAGTGACGCAAACTTCAGCAGATGTAGATATCACAGCAGACGATGGTGTCAGGCATACCCTCTGGGCCGTCAATGTCCCGGCACAGGTAAAGAAACTCACAGAGACATTTGATGCCATGGATTGCCTGTACATTGCAGATGGCCATCACCGCTCGGCTGCTGCATCACGTGTCTGCGCTGCCCGTAAGGCGAGCAATGCATCGCACAATGGCCAGGAGAGTTATAATTATTTTCTCTCGGTGATTTTCCCTGATAATCAGATGAAGATACTGGATTACAACCGTGTCATAACAGATTTGAATGGACTTTCAGTCGAGGCATTTCTGGAAAAAGCCGCTACGGCTTTTGATGTTGAAGTAAGTGCCAGCGCCGTTTCACCAACGCAAAATGGTGAGTTTGGTATGTACCTGAAGGGTGGCTGGTATAGGCTGAATATCCACGCTGATCGCGTTCCGGTGGATGACCCGGTGGCGAGCCTTGATGTTAGTCTGTTGGCTGATCAGCTTATTGAACCCGTGTTAGGTATCAGTGACCCGCGTCGTGACAAACGTATCGACTTTGTCGGTGGTATCCGGGGGTTGGCCGAACTTGAGCGGCGCGTGAACAGTGGCAAAATGGCCGTGGCCTTTTCACTTTACCCAACTCGCATTGAGCAGCTGATGGCAGTAGCCGATTCGGGAAACGTAATGCCGCCGAAGTCAACCTGGTTTGAACCCAAGCTCGCAGATGGCCTGGTGTCACACGTTCTTGACTAA